A stretch of the Oceanicola sp. D3 genome encodes the following:
- a CDS encoding D-amino acid aminotransferase, protein MNEHVTTHTAEDDPRNADILIWLNGALKPRAEALVSVYDSGFMLGDGVWEGLRLYDGRWTFMDEHLNRLFEAAKAIDLDIGMTADQLVSAITETQSANGMTTDAHARLMVTRGLKTRPFQHPSLSVTGPTVAIIMEHSKPSIPRPIRLATVPHLRGLPMTQDPKLNSHSKLNCILACIAAEKAGADEALMLDVHGFVNTTNACNFFIVRKGEVWTSTGDYCMNGITRQKVIDLCHANGIPCREKNYSLVEAYSADEAFLTGTFGAQTPVGEIDGRQIGTGEMGPLTARIRALYKALVTEPPA, encoded by the coding sequence ATGAATGAACATGTCACCACACATACCGCCGAAGATGACCCGCGAAACGCCGACATCCTGATTTGGCTCAACGGGGCGCTGAAGCCGCGGGCTGAGGCGCTTGTCAGCGTCTACGACAGCGGCTTCATGCTCGGCGATGGCGTGTGGGAAGGGTTGCGGCTTTATGATGGCCGTTGGACCTTCATGGATGAGCACCTCAACCGGCTCTTCGAGGCCGCCAAGGCGATTGATCTCGATATCGGGATGACCGCAGATCAACTCGTTTCGGCAATAACAGAGACACAATCTGCCAATGGCATGACCACAGACGCCCATGCGCGCCTCATGGTTACACGCGGCCTCAAAACCCGCCCGTTCCAGCACCCGTCCCTATCCGTCACCGGCCCTACCGTGGCGATCATCATGGAGCATTCCAAACCCTCCATCCCCCGCCCGATCCGCCTTGCCACCGTGCCACACCTGCGCGGCCTGCCGATGACTCAGGATCCAAAGCTGAACTCGCACAGCAAACTCAACTGCATCCTCGCCTGCATCGCCGCCGAAAAGGCCGGAGCCGATGAAGCGCTAATGCTCGACGTGCATGGCTTCGTGAACACAACCAACGCCTGCAACTTCTTCATTGTCCGCAAGGGCGAGGTTTGGACCTCAACCGGCGACTACTGCATGAACGGCATCACCCGCCAAAAGGTGATCGACCTCTGCCACGCCAATGGCATTCCCTGCCGCGAGAAAAACTATTCTCTTGTGGAGGCCTATTCGGCCGATGAGGCCTTCCTCACCGGCACCTTTGGCGCGCAAACACCCGTGGGCGAAATAGACGGTCGCCAGATCGGCACTGGAGAGATGGGCCCGCTCACCGCCCGCATCCGCGCGCTCTACAAAGCACTCGTCACGGAGCCCCCCGCGTGA
- a CDS encoding nucleotide exchange factor GrpE, with protein MADSKQEPEELIDIDALAEGGEEAVEMDEVEILRAERDEMRDRFMRALADAENARKRGERDRKEAEQYGGSKLARDMLPVYDNLKRALEAAGGSDGKGEGMSALIEGVELTMRELLNIFEKHGITRISPAVGDKFDPQHHQAMFEAPLPETKQGDIIQVAGEGFMLYDRLLRPAQVGVSSNPG; from the coding sequence ATGGCAGATTCCAAGCAGGAACCGGAAGAGTTGATCGACATCGACGCGCTCGCCGAGGGTGGCGAAGAGGCGGTTGAGATGGACGAAGTCGAAATTCTCCGCGCCGAACGTGATGAAATGCGCGACCGCTTCATGCGCGCGCTGGCCGATGCCGAAAACGCCCGCAAGCGTGGCGAGCGTGACCGGAAAGAAGCCGAGCAGTATGGCGGCTCCAAGTTGGCCCGCGATATGCTGCCGGTCTACGACAACCTCAAGCGGGCCCTTGAGGCCGCCGGTGGGTCTGACGGCAAGGGAGAGGGCATGTCTGCCCTGATTGAAGGCGTCGAGCTTACAATGCGCGAGCTGCTCAACATCTTCGAGAAGCACGGCATCACCCGGATTTCGCCCGCCGTGGGCGACAAGTTCGACCCGCAGCATCACCAAGCCATGTTCGAGGCGCCGCTGCCCGAAACCAAGCAGGGCGACATCATCCAAGTCGCGGGTGAGGGCTTCATGCTTTACGATAGGCTGCTGCGGCCCGCGCAAGTGGGCGTCAGCTCCAACCCCGGCTAA
- the msrA gene encoding peptide-methionine (S)-S-oxide reductase MsrA gives MLMKLRRGRPMLLAMAIAIGVTLNCAPAKAAGTETAILAGGCFWCVEADFEKLKGVKEVVSGFAGGTVANPTYKQVVSGGTGHYEAVKVSYDPDVITYDMILHAFMRSVDPTDAGGQFCDRGETYRTAIFVSDSGERASAEAAIADAAAALGKEVVTPVLPASRFYEAEDYHQDYYKKGDIILTRFGPRSKAKAYKLYRESCGRDARVRQLWGSAAPFAGG, from the coding sequence ATGTTGATGAAATTGAGGCGCGGACGGCCGATGTTGCTGGCGATGGCGATTGCCATTGGGGTGACGTTGAATTGCGCACCCGCCAAGGCGGCCGGGACTGAAACGGCGATTTTGGCGGGCGGCTGCTTTTGGTGTGTGGAAGCGGACTTTGAGAAGCTGAAGGGCGTTAAGGAAGTGGTTTCGGGCTTTGCCGGCGGCACCGTGGCCAACCCGACCTACAAGCAGGTGGTGAGCGGTGGCACCGGGCACTACGAGGCGGTGAAGGTGAGCTATGATCCGGATGTGATCACATATGATATGATCCTGCACGCCTTCATGCGGAGCGTTGACCCGACCGATGCGGGCGGCCAATTTTGTGACAGGGGGGAAACCTATCGGACCGCAATTTTTGTCTCTGATTCCGGCGAAAGAGCTTCGGCGGAAGCAGCAATTGCCGATGCGGCGGCGGCGCTGGGCAAAGAGGTGGTGACGCCCGTCTTGCCCGCCAGTCGGTTTTACGAGGCGGAAGACTATCACCAGGACTATTACAAGAAGGGTGATATCATTCTCACGCGGTTTGGGCCGCGATCCAAAGCGAAGGCCTACAAGCTCTATCGAGAAAGTTGCGGGCGCGACGCGCGAGTGCGGCAGTTGTGGGGCTCGGCTGCGCCTTTTGCGGGCGGCTGA
- a CDS encoding HAD family hydrolase, which translates to MKIAMWSGPRNLSTAMMYAFAARGDCAAWDEPFYAAYLAATGIDHPMKAAIIAENVTNPAEIAARCAGPNPGGKAHFYQKHMALHMVDGMPLDWAEGCVNVHLIRHPARVVASYAAKREHPTLADIGYTQHAELFARFPGPVIDATDIRANPEAMLQKLCAEIGLAFTPSMLSWPAGPKPFDGTWAPHWYGAIHRSAGFAGAEGPLPELGGNEAALARSAMPFYADMAARKLF; encoded by the coding sequence ATGAAAATCGCCATGTGGTCGGGCCCGCGAAACCTGTCGACCGCGATGATGTATGCCTTCGCCGCCCGAGGCGATTGCGCGGCCTGGGATGAGCCCTTCTATGCGGCCTATCTCGCCGCCACCGGCATCGACCACCCCATGAAGGCTGCGATCATCGCTGAAAACGTCACTAACCCAGCGGAAATAGCAGCAAGATGCGCTGGGCCCAATCCCGGGGGTAAGGCCCACTTCTACCAAAAGCACATGGCCCTTCACATGGTTGATGGCATGCCGCTGGATTGGGCCGAAGGCTGTGTGAACGTTCATCTCATCCGCCACCCGGCCCGTGTGGTGGCAAGCTATGCCGCAAAGCGAGAGCACCCAACACTGGCCGACATTGGCTATACCCAACACGCCGAACTTTTCGCGCGCTTTCCCGGCCCGGTCATTGATGCAACCGATATTCGCGCCAACCCTGAGGCGATGCTACAAAAGCTCTGCGCCGAGATCGGCCTCGCCTTCACGCCATCCATGCTTTCTTGGCCAGCCGGGCCCAAGCCTTTCGACGGAACATGGGCACCCCATTGGTATGGCGCCATTCACCGCTCCGCCGGTTTCGCTGGTGCCGAGGGGCCGCTGCCTGAGCTGGGTGGCAACGAGGCCGCGCTCGCGCGATCCGCAATGCCGTTCTACGCAGATATGGCTGCTCGAAAACTTTTTTGA
- a CDS encoding ribokinase, protein MTVYNFGSINRDLIHEVPHMPAPGETLAATRYSVGLGGKGANQSVACARAGAKTVHIGAVGQDDGWSLAQLEGYGVDVSRIRKVEAETGHAVIYVDPTGENSIVIQRGANAEQSLDAVEAALEEAQSGDILLLQNETPLIEDVAKSGRNRDLFVIFSAAPFEPDAVSAMLPYIDLLVMNRVECEELERRNQMPLAEIPVPHVLVTLGADGAIWRDQSDGSVTHVPARKVEPVDTTGAGDCFIGTVAAALSEGMKRKEALELATAAAGLQVTRPGAAPAMPTRAEVDATL, encoded by the coding sequence GTGACCGTTTACAACTTCGGCTCGATTAACCGCGACCTCATCCACGAGGTGCCCCACATGCCCGCACCGGGAGAAACCCTGGCCGCCACCCGCTACTCCGTCGGGCTTGGGGGCAAGGGGGCCAATCAATCCGTCGCCTGCGCCCGCGCGGGCGCAAAAACGGTGCATATCGGCGCGGTCGGGCAAGACGACGGTTGGTCTTTGGCCCAGCTTGAAGGCTACGGGGTTGATGTATCTCGTATCCGCAAGGTCGAAGCGGAAACCGGCCACGCGGTGATCTATGTCGATCCTACGGGAGAAAACTCCATCGTCATCCAGCGCGGGGCCAACGCCGAGCAATCGCTGGACGCGGTGGAAGCCGCGCTGGAGGAAGCCCAATCGGGGGACATCCTGCTGCTGCAAAACGAGACCCCGCTGATCGAGGATGTCGCAAAATCCGGCCGGAACAGAGACCTCTTCGTCATCTTTTCCGCCGCGCCCTTCGAGCCAGATGCCGTTAGCGCAATGCTTCCCTACATCGACTTGCTCGTGATGAACCGGGTCGAATGTGAAGAACTCGAGCGCCGCAACCAGATGCCGCTCGCAGAAATCCCGGTGCCCCACGTTCTCGTAACACTCGGGGCCGATGGGGCGATCTGGCGCGACCAGAGCGATGGCAGCGTTACCCATGTCCCGGCCCGTAAGGTGGAGCCGGTTGATACAACAGGCGCCGGAGATTGCTTTATCGGCACGGTCGCCGCTGCGCTGTCTGAGGGGATGAAGCGTAAGGAAGCGCTAGAGTTGGCCACCGCCGCCGCCGGTCTGCAAGTCACCCGTCCCGGCGCGGCGCCGGCCATGCCAACCCGCGCCGAGGTAGATGCAACTCTATAG
- a CDS encoding NADP-dependent malic enzyme — protein sequence MAKSRITPEEALNFHLEPRPGKLEINATVAMTTQRDLSLAYSPGVAVPVEAIAENPAAAYDYTSKGNLVAVISNGTAILGLGNLGALASKPVMEGKAVLFKRFADIDSIDLELDTEDAQEFINAVKLMGPSFGGINLEDIKAPECFIIEQQLKELMDIPVFHDDQHGTAVICAAGLINALHISGKKIEDVRIVLNGAGAAGIACLELLKSMGAKHENCIMCDTKGVIYQGRTEGMNQWKSAHAVKTDLRDLKDAMEGADVFLGVSAKGAVTQEMVMSMADKPVIFAMANPDPEITPEEAHEVRPDAIVATGRSDYPNQVNNVLGFPYLFRGALDINARAINDEMKIACAEALAELARADVPDEVAMAYGRKLAFGRDYIIPTPFDPRLIHIVPPAVARAGMDTGVARRPIVDMEGYEAHLKARMDPTASILRSIHARARNAQARMIFAEGDDVRVLRAAVAYQRQGCGKALVVGRAEDVKERLEGAGLGDAVRELEVVNAANTTQLDAYKEFLYTRLQRKGIDKQDVHRLAARDRHVFGALMLAHGHGDGLVTGATRKSAHALQLVGNVFDVTQEAGAVAVTALLHRGRIVLIGDTLVHEWPDEEDLATIAERGAAVARSLGLEPRVAFLSFSTFGYPVSERAEKMHLAPQVLDARGADFEYDGEMTVDVAMNPDQMANYPFCRLSGPANVLVVPARHSASISTKLMQEMAGATVIGPILTGIDKSIQICSTTSTASDILNMAVLAAAKIG from the coding sequence ATGGCCAAATCACGGATCACGCCCGAAGAAGCGTTGAACTTTCACCTTGAGCCGCGCCCCGGCAAGCTCGAGATCAACGCCACCGTGGCGATGACAACCCAGCGCGACCTTTCGCTGGCCTATTCGCCCGGCGTGGCCGTTCCGGTTGAGGCCATCGCCGAAAACCCGGCAGCGGCTTATGATTACACCTCCAAGGGCAACCTCGTCGCAGTCATCTCCAACGGCACAGCCATCCTCGGCCTCGGCAACCTCGGCGCGTTGGCGTCCAAGCCGGTGATGGAGGGCAAGGCCGTGCTCTTCAAGCGCTTCGCCGACATCGACTCGATCGACCTTGAGCTCGACACCGAGGATGCGCAGGAGTTCATCAACGCCGTCAAGCTGATGGGCCCCTCCTTCGGCGGCATCAACCTTGAAGATATCAAGGCCCCCGAGTGCTTCATCATCGAGCAGCAGCTCAAGGAGTTGATGGACATTCCGGTGTTCCACGACGACCAGCACGGCACCGCCGTGATCTGCGCCGCCGGCCTCATCAATGCGCTGCACATCTCCGGCAAGAAAATCGAAGATGTCCGCATCGTCCTCAATGGCGCTGGCGCAGCGGGCATCGCTTGCCTAGAGCTGCTCAAATCCATGGGGGCAAAGCACGAAAACTGCATCATGTGCGATACCAAGGGCGTCATCTACCAAGGCCGCACAGAGGGCATGAACCAGTGGAAATCGGCTCATGCCGTCAAAACCGACCTGCGCGATCTGAAAGACGCGATGGAAGGGGCAGATGTGTTTCTTGGCGTGTCGGCCAAGGGCGCGGTAACGCAAGAGATGGTCATGAGCATGGCCGACAAGCCGGTCATCTTCGCCATGGCCAACCCCGACCCGGAGATCACCCCGGAAGAGGCCCACGAGGTGCGACCCGATGCCATCGTCGCCACCGGGCGCTCGGATTACCCCAACCAGGTAAACAACGTCCTCGGCTTCCCCTACCTTTTCCGCGGCGCGCTCGATATCAACGCACGTGCGATCAATGACGAAATGAAGATTGCCTGCGCCGAGGCCCTCGCCGAGCTGGCCCGCGCCGATGTGCCCGACGAAGTGGCCATGGCCTATGGTCGAAAGCTCGCCTTTGGCCGGGATTACATCATCCCCACACCGTTTGACCCCCGCCTGATCCACATCGTCCCCCCAGCTGTCGCGCGCGCTGGCATGGACACCGGCGTTGCCCGCCGCCCCATCGTCGATATGGAGGGCTACGAGGCGCACCTTAAGGCCCGGATGGACCCAACAGCCTCCATCCTTCGCTCCATCCACGCCCGCGCCCGCAATGCACAGGCCCGGATGATCTTTGCCGAGGGCGATGATGTTCGCGTGCTGCGGGCGGCGGTCGCCTATCAGCGGCAGGGTTGCGGCAAGGCCTTGGTTGTTGGGCGCGCCGAAGATGTGAAGGAGCGGCTCGAAGGGGCGGGGCTTGGCGATGCCGTGCGCGAACTGGAGGTGGTGAATGCTGCCAACACCACGCAGCTCGATGCCTACAAAGAGTTTCTCTACACTCGCCTGCAACGCAAAGGCATCGACAAGCAGGATGTCCACCGCCTCGCCGCCCGCGATCGCCACGTCTTCGGCGCCCTCATGCTGGCCCATGGCCACGGCGACGGTTTGGTCACAGGAGCCACGCGCAAATCTGCCCACGCGTTGCAGCTTGTCGGCAACGTCTTTGACGTCACACAAGAGGCCGGGGCTGTTGCTGTCACCGCTCTTTTGCATCGCGGCCGGATCGTGCTGATCGGCGATACGCTGGTGCATGAATGGCCCGATGAGGAAGATCTCGCCACCATTGCCGAGCGCGGTGCTGCCGTCGCCCGCTCGCTCGGCCTTGAGCCACGCGTCGCCTTCCTCTCGTTTTCAACGTTCGGCTACCCTGTTTCTGAACGAGCAGAAAAGATGCACCTGGCACCACAGGTGCTCGATGCGCGCGGAGCCGATTTCGAGTATGATGGCGAGATGACGGTCGATGTGGCGATGAACCCCGATCAGATGGCCAATTATCCCTTTTGCCGCTTGAGTGGCCCGGCCAACGTCCTCGTGGTGCCTGCACGCCACTCCGCCTCGATCTCGACCAAGCTGATGCAAGAAATGGCCGGAGCCACGGTGATCGGCCCAATTCTCACCGGCATCGACAAGTCCATTCAGATCTGCTCGACAACCTCCACCGCGAGCGACATTCTCAACATGGCTGTGCTTGCCGCAGCCAAGATCGGATAG
- the rph gene encoding ribonuclease PH — translation MRPSGRALSDMRPISIETDITRYAEGSCLIKCGETQVICTATVEERVPPFLKNSGKGWLTAEYGMLPRATHSRMRREAKNGQSGRTQEIQRLIGRSLRAGVDFQALGERQIQIDCDVIQADGGTRCASITGGWVALKLAVQKLMKAGLVTIDPMLDHVAAVSCGIYAGQPVVDLDYAEDSEAGTDGNFVMTGGGKLIEVQASAEGATFARSEMDALMDLAEAGVAELVTAQKAAVGG, via the coding sequence ATGCGCCCTTCCGGCCGCGCTCTGAGCGACATGCGCCCGATCTCGATTGAAACTGACATCACCCGCTATGCGGAAGGCTCTTGCCTGATCAAATGCGGTGAGACCCAAGTTATTTGCACCGCAACCGTTGAGGAGCGTGTGCCCCCTTTCTTGAAGAACAGCGGCAAAGGCTGGTTGACGGCGGAATACGGGATGCTGCCGCGCGCGACCCACAGCCGGATGCGGCGAGAGGCCAAGAACGGCCAGAGCGGAAGAACGCAGGAAATTCAAAGACTTATCGGTCGATCCCTGCGCGCAGGCGTTGATTTTCAGGCGCTGGGCGAGCGGCAGATCCAGATCGACTGTGACGTGATTCAGGCTGACGGCGGCACGCGCTGCGCCTCTATCACCGGCGGTTGGGTGGCACTCAAGCTGGCTGTGCAGAAACTGATGAAGGCCGGGCTCGTTACAATTGACCCGATGCTGGACCACGTGGCAGCAGTGAGCTGCGGCATTTACGCCGGGCAACCAGTGGTGGACCTCGACTATGCGGAAGACAGCGAAGCCGGGACCGATGGAAATTTTGTGATGACGGGTGGCGGCAAGTTGATCGAAGTGCAGGCCAGCGCCGAGGGTGCAACCTTTGCCCGGTCCGAGATGGATGCGCTGATGGACCTTGCCGAAGCCGGAGTGGCTGAGCTTGTAACGGCGCAGAAGGCCGCAGTGGGGGGCTGA
- the mutS gene encoding DNA mismatch repair protein MutS: protein MMAQYLEIKADQPGALLFYRMGDFYEMFFDDAVAAAAALDIALTKRGKHGGEDIPMCGVPVHAAESYLLTLIRKGFRVAVCEQMESPEEAKKRGYKSVVRREVVRLVTPGTLTEESLLEPRRHNFLAAYADVRGEGALAWVDISTGAFRVVPCGREMLGPQLARLTPREVLVSERAEAFQAEIVSDLGAAATYASAESFDSESGRARLCEALGVKTLDAFGSFGRAELSAMGAIVAYLELTQKGQLPLLRPPVAEDMGGVMQIDAATRRNLELTRSLSGGRDGSLIAAIDRTLTAGGGRLLERRVSSPSRKLSEVHRRLDTVEWALDAGLRARLRDALRRVPDMDRALSRLALDRGGPRDLAAIRNGLTQAEILAGSLDGEVPDLIAEAAQALRGHDELTDLLDAALVAEPPLLARDGGFIASGYDAELDEVRTLRDEGRGVIARMQAEFVEQTGIAALKVKHNNVLGYFIETTATHADKMLKPPLSEVFIHRQTTANAIRFTTVELSELETRILNAAGRVLEIEKRLYSALKEAVLDASAAVGAAARALSELDLCCALADLASGEGWVRPAVDDGRAFDVEGGRHPVVEAALRREGGQAFVANDCGLSDGAEGAHIWLLTGPNMAGKSTFLRQNALIALLAQAGSFVPARRAHIGIVSSLFSRVGAADDLARGRSTFMVEMVETAAILNQADDRSLVILDEIGRGTATYDGLSIAWAVMEHLHDVNEARALFATHYHEMTALSAKLKGAENATVAVKEWEGDVIFLHEVRMGAAEASYGVQVAKLAGLPEAVVTRARMVLEQLEKGEREGGDKARLIDDLPLFAAMPKQASPPPKVESDELKQKLAGVLPDELTPKEALDVIYELKRLAE from the coding sequence ATGATGGCGCAATACCTGGAGATCAAGGCAGATCAACCGGGTGCGCTGCTGTTTTACCGGATGGGCGACTTCTATGAGATGTTCTTCGACGACGCGGTGGCGGCCGCGGCGGCGCTGGATATTGCCCTGACCAAACGGGGAAAGCATGGCGGCGAAGACATTCCGATGTGCGGGGTGCCAGTGCATGCGGCAGAGAGCTACCTGCTGACCCTCATTCGCAAAGGCTTTCGGGTGGCCGTTTGTGAGCAGATGGAAAGCCCGGAAGAGGCAAAGAAGCGCGGCTACAAATCCGTGGTGCGGCGCGAGGTGGTGCGGCTGGTGACGCCGGGCACGCTGACCGAGGAAAGCCTGCTTGAGCCACGCCGCCACAACTTTCTGGCGGCCTATGCCGATGTGAGGGGCGAGGGCGCGCTGGCGTGGGTGGATATCTCCACCGGGGCCTTCCGCGTTGTGCCTTGCGGGCGCGAGATGCTGGGGCCTCAGCTGGCGCGGCTGACACCGCGAGAGGTGCTTGTAAGCGAGCGCGCAGAGGCGTTTCAGGCTGAAATAGTCTCTGATTTGGGCGCTGCGGCCACCTATGCATCCGCTGAGAGCTTTGACAGTGAAAGCGGCAGGGCCCGGCTGTGCGAGGCGCTTGGGGTAAAGACGCTGGATGCGTTTGGAAGCTTCGGGCGTGCCGAGCTTTCAGCGATGGGTGCGATCGTGGCCTATTTGGAGTTGACCCAGAAAGGCCAACTGCCGCTTCTGCGCCCGCCGGTGGCCGAGGACATGGGCGGGGTGATGCAGATTGACGCTGCGACCCGCAGAAACCTTGAGCTGACCCGCAGCCTGAGCGGAGGCCGGGACGGCAGCCTGATTGCAGCGATTGATCGGACGCTGACGGCGGGCGGCGGGCGGCTACTTGAGCGGCGCGTATCCTCGCCATCACGGAAGCTCTCCGAGGTGCATCGCAGGCTCGACACCGTGGAATGGGCACTGGATGCCGGGCTGCGGGCACGGCTGCGGGATGCGCTGCGGCGGGTGCCGGATATGGACCGCGCACTCTCGCGGCTGGCACTCGACCGGGGCGGACCCCGGGACTTGGCGGCCATTCGCAACGGGCTGACCCAGGCCGAGATCCTCGCGGGTTCGCTGGATGGAGAAGTGCCAGACCTTATTGCGGAAGCCGCGCAGGCGCTGCGGGGGCATGATGAACTGACCGACCTGCTGGACGCTGCGCTTGTAGCCGAACCTCCGCTCTTGGCGCGGGATGGCGGGTTTATCGCCTCCGGATACGATGCCGAGTTGGACGAGGTGCGCACGCTGCGTGACGAAGGGCGTGGGGTGATTGCACGGATGCAGGCCGAGTTTGTGGAGCAGACGGGCATTGCCGCGCTGAAGGTGAAGCACAACAATGTGCTGGGCTATTTCATCGAAACCACGGCGACCCATGCCGACAAGATGTTGAAGCCACCCCTCTCGGAGGTTTTCATTCATCGGCAGACCACGGCCAATGCCATTCGCTTTACCACGGTTGAGCTGAGCGAGTTGGAGACACGGATTTTGAATGCGGCGGGTCGTGTTCTGGAAATTGAAAAACGTCTCTATTCCGCCTTGAAAGAGGCCGTGTTGGACGCATCCGCTGCTGTTGGCGCGGCCGCACGGGCGCTATCTGAGCTGGATCTTTGCTGCGCGCTGGCTGACCTTGCCAGCGGTGAGGGCTGGGTGCGGCCGGCGGTGGATGATGGCCGGGCCTTCGACGTGGAGGGCGGTCGGCATCCGGTTGTCGAGGCGGCGTTGAGGCGCGAGGGCGGGCAGGCGTTTGTAGCCAATGATTGCGGGCTGTCGGATGGTGCCGAGGGAGCGCATATCTGGTTGCTCACCGGGCCGAACATGGCAGGTAAGTCGACCTTTTTGCGACAGAACGCGCTGATTGCGCTGTTGGCACAGGCGGGCAGCTTTGTGCCGGCACGGCGCGCGCATATCGGGATCGTTTCGAGCCTGTTTTCCCGCGTTGGTGCGGCAGATGACCTTGCCCGGGGGCGGTCGACCTTCATGGTGGAGATGGTGGAAACTGCCGCGATTTTGAATCAGGCGGACGACCGGAGCCTTGTTATCCTCGATGAGATCGGGCGCGGCACGGCCACTTATGACGGGCTGTCGATTGCCTGGGCAGTGATGGAACACCTTCATGACGTCAACGAAGCGCGTGCGCTGTTTGCCACCCACTACCATGAGATGACGGCGCTGAGTGCCAAACTCAAAGGGGCCGAGAACGCGACAGTCGCCGTTAAGGAATGGGAGGGAGATGTGATCTTTCTCCATGAGGTGCGGATGGGCGCGGCGGAAGCGAGCTATGGCGTGCAGGTCGCCAAGCTGGCCGGTCTGCCCGAGGCCGTGGTGACGCGCGCGCGGATGGTTTTGGAGCAGCTGGAGAAGGGCGAGCGTGAAGGGGGCGACAAGGCACGGCTGATTGACGATTTGCCGCTCTTTGCCGCAATGCCGAAACAAGCGTCGCCGCCGCCAAAAGTTGAGAGCGATGAGCTCAAGCAAAAGCTCGCCGGCGTATTGCCTGACGAGCTAACGCCCAAGGAGGCGCTTGACGTTATTTACGAATTGAAGCGGCTGGCAGAGTAA
- the hrcA gene encoding heat-inducible transcriptional repressor HrcA: MNDAAKLLEEMNDRSREVFRRVVESYLATGEPVGSRTLTRVLEEKVSAATIRNVMQDLEYLGLLNSPHVSAGRIPTQQGLRMFVDGLLEVRDLGVDDREKIDATLGSNSTDVTSLLSRVGSALSGTTQVASLVLAPKHEAEIKHIEFVQLGPDRALVVLVFSDGHVENRVFTPPPGQTPSSMREAANFLNSFAEGHSLSEMRGLIEHEIGARRQEIDALAADLVAEGTAIWEAQGEPHERLVVRGRANLLAESEPEELDRIRTLFDDLERKRDIAEFLELTDEGEGVRIFIGSENKLFSLSGSSLVVSPYMNADRKIIGAVGVIGPTRLNYGRIVPIVDYTAQLVGKLIADRGKG, translated from the coding sequence ATGAACGATGCGGCGAAACTTCTGGAAGAAATGAACGACCGCTCCCGCGAGGTGTTCCGCCGGGTGGTCGAGAGCTATTTGGCAACCGGTGAGCCGGTCGGCTCCCGTACGCTCACGCGCGTGCTTGAAGAAAAGGTCTCTGCGGCCACCATCCGAAACGTGATGCAGGATCTGGAATATCTTGGGCTGCTGAACAGCCCCCACGTCTCTGCCGGCCGTATACCCACCCAACAGGGCCTTCGCATGTTCGTCGATGGCCTGCTCGAAGTGCGCGACCTTGGCGTCGACGACCGCGAGAAGATCGACGCGACGCTCGGCAGCAACTCCACCGATGTCACCTCACTCCTCTCCCGTGTCGGCTCCGCCCTTTCAGGCACCACCCAGGTTGCCAGCCTTGTTCTTGCGCCAAAGCATGAAGCCGAGATCAAGCACATCGAGTTTGTCCAACTGGGCCCCGACAGGGCGCTTGTGGTGCTGGTGTTCTCCGATGGCCACGTTGAAAACCGCGTGTTCACCCCGCCCCCGGGGCAAACACCCTCGTCCATGCGCGAGGCTGCCAATTTCCTGAACTCCTTTGCCGAGGGCCATTCCCTTTCCGAGATGCGCGGCCTCATCGAGCATGAAATTGGTGCGCGGCGGCAGGAGATTGATGCGCTCGCCGCTGATCTTGTGGCCGAGGGCACAGCCATTTGGGAGGCTCAGGGCGAGCCGCACGAACGGCTCGTTGTCCGGGGCCGCGCCAACCTTCTCGCTGAGTCGGAGCCTGAAGAGCTGGATCGAATCCGCACCCTCTTCGATGACCTCGAAAGGAAGCGCGACATCGCCGAATTTCTCGAACTGACCGATGAGGGCGAGGGTGTGCGCATTTTTATCGGTTCCGAGAACAAGCTTTTTTCACTTTCCGGTTCATCTTTGGTCGTTTCTCCATATATGAATGCCGACCGGAAGATCATCGGCGCCGTAGGGGTCATCGGGCCCACGCGGCTCAACTACGGCCGGATCGTTCCAATCGTGGATTACACCGCGCAGCTTGTCGGAAAGCTGATCGCGGATCGAGGCAAAGGGTAG